gcggcggcggcgggagagggggagggggacgacgaggccggcCGGGGAGGAAGAAGCGGAAGGGACGGCCCAAGGGTGCGAAGATAATCAACGGCCGCGTGGTCGTTCCCGGTGACCCAGACTAcccggtggaggaggcggaggcgacaCCCGCTggcgaggcgccgccgccggagcccgagccggcgcccgagccggagGACAGCTGGGGCGAGCCGGCGGATGACGGGTGGATCAACGATATATTCTGAGCCACGGTAAGTGttaacggcggcggcggcggtagcACAACGGGATTAGTGTTATCACGAGAACAACAACAATAGCACGACAACAACAACAGCACTAGTGCTACACGCGTCTCGCATCCATCAGCATCCGAgctccgcctgcgcctcgaaCTCCAACGTGCGGTTGAGGCAGATGGTCTTGACGTCGGTAACCGCGAAGAGCGTGCCCTCAAAGTTCACGCCCTTGAGGTTCGCCTGGTTACCCGTCTGCGGATCCTTCCCGAAGtacgcccccgacgcgagggacccggAGAAGTCGGCGTTCTCCAGGttggcgcccgcgaagaTGGTGGTGTACAGGTTGGCGCTTCGTATCACCGCGCCCGACAGGTTGGCGTCCGAGAAgtccgccctcgacgcctccTTGGGAAAGACGGAGTTGGCGAAGTTGGCACCCCTCGCCTTTATGCCGGACAGGACCTCGTTGCTGAGGTCCATGTTGCTGTAGTCGCACCCCTCCACGTTGACGTACAGCTCCTTGTTCTGCTCGGTGGCGAAGTCggagaacg
This DNA window, taken from Micromonas commoda chromosome 2, complete sequence, encodes the following:
- a CDS encoding predicted protein; translation: MVTVTTSGIVHVRITNASTAHQVRGKRMRAMRCNASARGEGEEPRGFAFKSAAVATAAALALTVGSPVAIAAVPKGQGVKSTDELGRTDVDRCSLEALGKGASTRAAFSDFATEQNKELYVNVEGCDYSNMDLSNEVLSGIKARGANFANSVFPKEASRADFSDANLSGAVIRSANLYTTIFAGANLENADFSGSLASGAYFGKDPQTGNQANLKGVNFEGTLFAVTDVKTICLNRTLEFEAQAELGC